One window of the Granulicella arctica genome contains the following:
- the asnS gene encoding asparagine--tRNA ligase: MSTETSPIATIASLSAHEGQTVTLRGWLYNLRASGKLLFPIFRDGTGTIQGIVPKAAVSEDVFETLKNLTLESSLVVTGKVRADSRAPSGFEIDVEHVEVLQRVPDETPFPITLKEHGVDFLMEHRHLWLRTPRQSAILRVRATIMRAAAEYFDTNGFTRTDPPILTPNACEGTSELFEMDYFDDDKAYLTQSGQLYIEATALALGKVYSFGPTFRAEKSKTRRHLTEFWMIEPEVAFLELDGLLLLAEGLLTHIVTMVLAQHRADLKVIGRDVPKLEAVVAPGAEGSLAFPRLSYDEAHAMLVDAFNNGLIETEHKDGDDFGSPDETYISSQFDKPVIIHRYPSAIKAFYMQPDPADPARALCVDVLAPEGYGEIIGGSQRIHDYDLLKLRIEQAELPLAPFQWYLDLRKYGSVPHSGFGMGIERVVAWICGLDHVRETIPFARTLNRIYP, from the coding sequence ATGTCGACTGAAACCAGCCCCATCGCTACCATCGCCTCCCTCAGTGCCCATGAAGGCCAGACCGTTACGCTACGTGGCTGGCTCTACAATCTTCGCGCCTCCGGCAAGCTGCTCTTCCCGATCTTTCGCGACGGTACCGGCACTATTCAGGGCATCGTCCCGAAGGCTGCGGTCTCGGAAGACGTATTCGAGACGCTCAAGAACCTGACGCTCGAGTCCAGCCTTGTGGTGACGGGCAAGGTTCGAGCCGATAGCCGCGCGCCCTCCGGCTTTGAGATTGATGTGGAGCATGTAGAAGTGCTGCAGCGTGTGCCCGATGAGACCCCGTTTCCGATCACGCTCAAAGAGCATGGCGTTGATTTCCTGATGGAGCACCGCCACCTCTGGCTTCGGACGCCGCGGCAGTCCGCCATTCTGCGGGTGCGGGCCACGATTATGCGCGCGGCTGCGGAGTACTTTGACACCAACGGTTTTACCCGGACCGATCCGCCGATCCTGACGCCGAATGCGTGTGAGGGTACGTCTGAACTGTTCGAGATGGACTACTTCGATGACGACAAGGCCTATCTCACTCAGTCCGGTCAGCTCTACATCGAAGCCACGGCGCTGGCGCTCGGCAAGGTCTACAGCTTTGGGCCGACGTTTCGGGCGGAGAAGTCGAAGACGCGGCGACACCTTACTGAGTTCTGGATGATTGAACCTGAGGTGGCTTTTCTGGAGCTCGATGGGTTGCTGTTGCTTGCTGAAGGATTGCTGACTCATATTGTGACTATGGTGCTTGCTCAGCATCGCGCCGACCTCAAGGTGATTGGGCGCGACGTGCCGAAGCTTGAGGCTGTGGTCGCGCCGGGTGCGGAAGGGTCGTTGGCCTTCCCTCGCCTGAGCTATGACGAGGCCCACGCGATGCTCGTCGATGCCTTCAACAACGGCCTGATTGAGACGGAGCACAAGGATGGTGACGACTTTGGGTCACCGGACGAGACCTACATCTCCTCGCAGTTCGATAAGCCTGTGATCATCCATCGCTATCCTTCGGCGATTAAGGCGTTCTATATGCAGCCTGATCCGGCTGATCCGGCGCGTGCGCTTTGCGTTGATGTTCTCGCGCCTGAGGGCTACGGCGAGATTATTGGGGGCTCGCAGCGCATTCACGACTACGACCTGCTGAAGTTGCGGATCGAGCAGGCAGAGCTACCGCTTGCTCCGTTCCAGTGGTACCTGGATCTGCGCAAGTACGGCAGCGTTCCGCATAGCGGGTTTGGGATGGGGATTGAGCGCGTTGTGGCGTGGATCTGCGGGCTGGATCATGTGCGCGAAACGATTCCGTTCGCCAGGACATTGAATCGGATTTATCCGTAG
- a CDS encoding sugar phosphate isomerase/epimerase family protein produces MNPGISTHVFLQQRLSTGLLDALRNGGARTIEIFAARHHFDYADRSVVREIASWFRSNDIGATLHQPLYTDAQWSRHVAPTINLIHVEKSHRIDAMDEVKRAIEAAEQIPFTAATLHLGQKDDEWSPRSLEHSLTAIEHLKAFAHPLGVKILLENLQNEVTTPEHLLEIVKVGHFDTVNFCLDVAHAHIAAPENGEGIDTAFELLKGRIGEIKLHDNNGTKDEHLWPGAGTIDWPNVAKRIAGLKTQLPAILEISHDLGETPESVTKKSQLFWDEQARHADSLQAS; encoded by the coding sequence ATGAACCCTGGAATCTCTACTCACGTTTTCCTGCAGCAGCGCCTGAGCACCGGCCTTCTCGACGCACTTCGCAACGGAGGGGCGCGCACCATTGAGATCTTCGCCGCCCGTCATCACTTCGACTACGCCGACCGTTCCGTCGTCCGCGAGATCGCAAGCTGGTTCCGCTCGAACGATATTGGCGCCACCTTGCACCAGCCGCTTTACACCGATGCCCAGTGGTCGCGGCATGTGGCCCCGACGATCAACCTGATCCATGTAGAGAAATCTCACCGGATCGACGCGATGGACGAGGTGAAACGCGCGATCGAGGCCGCCGAGCAGATTCCTTTCACTGCCGCGACGTTGCACCTTGGCCAGAAGGATGATGAATGGAGTCCACGGTCGCTCGAACACTCGCTCACCGCCATTGAGCACCTAAAGGCCTTCGCGCACCCTCTTGGCGTCAAAATTTTGCTCGAAAATTTACAGAATGAGGTCACCACGCCAGAGCATCTGCTTGAGATCGTCAAGGTTGGGCACTTCGACACGGTTAACTTCTGCCTCGACGTGGCGCATGCGCATATCGCCGCGCCTGAGAACGGCGAAGGGATCGATACGGCCTTCGAACTGCTGAAGGGGCGTATCGGCGAGATCAAGCTGCATGACAATAACGGCACGAAGGATGAGCATCTGTGGCCGGGTGCGGGGACGATCGACTGGCCGAATGTTGCCAAGCGCATCGCCGGGCTGAAGACGCAGCTTCCTGCGATTCTTGAGATCTCGCATGATCTTGGGGAAACTCCCGAATCCGTGACAAAGAAGTCCCAGCTTTTCTGGGACGAGCAGGCCCGCCACGCGGATTCGCTCCAAGCCTCTTGA
- a CDS encoding SGNH/GDSL hydrolase family protein — protein sequence MKVLMRAALLAIVPMTVLLAQDATPAPAPPAVSDAAVARMRTQLMDWAQLDRYKAANATLGTSGMTGRVVFYGDSITDAWVSNGGEFFPGKPYINRGISGQTTPQMVVRFRQDVINLHPAAVVILAGTNDIAGNTGPETPEMIEDNFRTMADLAKANGIKVIFASILPVADYPWKPGLKPALKIQALNNWLAGYSVNHSITYLDYYTAMADENGGMKPGISLDGVHPNAKGYAIMQPLAQAAVDKAIGPR from the coding sequence ATGAAGGTTCTAATGAGAGCAGCGCTGCTGGCAATTGTGCCGATGACGGTTTTGCTCGCACAGGATGCAACCCCGGCACCTGCCCCGCCAGCCGTCAGCGATGCTGCAGTAGCGAGGATGAGAACACAACTCATGGATTGGGCACAGCTCGACAGATACAAGGCAGCCAACGCCACACTCGGAACCTCCGGCATGACCGGCCGCGTGGTCTTCTACGGCGACTCCATCACCGACGCCTGGGTCAGCAACGGTGGCGAGTTCTTCCCCGGTAAGCCCTACATCAATCGCGGCATCAGCGGCCAGACGACGCCGCAGATGGTCGTCCGGTTTCGTCAGGATGTCATCAACCTCCATCCGGCAGCAGTCGTCATCCTCGCCGGCACCAACGACATCGCCGGGAACACTGGCCCAGAGACGCCGGAGATGATCGAGGACAACTTCCGCACCATGGCAGACCTCGCCAAGGCGAACGGCATCAAGGTGATCTTCGCGTCCATCCTGCCGGTGGCAGACTATCCATGGAAGCCCGGACTCAAGCCCGCGCTCAAGATTCAGGCGCTCAATAACTGGCTCGCTGGTTATAGCGTCAACCACTCCATCACCTACCTCGACTACTACACCGCGATGGCCGATGAGAATGGCGGGATGAAGCCCGGCATCAGCCTCGACGGCGTCCATCCCAATGCGAAGGGATACGCCATCATGCAACCACTCGCGCAAGCCGCAGTCGATAAGGCAATAGGCCCACGATGA
- a CDS encoding SGNH/GDSL hydrolase family protein: MKYLYIATLVMSGSLWAQQASVSIAVPVATVTAGELQEMRAKLADWPQLGRYRAADAALPPPNAGQKRVVFFGSSTTDNWGRKYDSVFFPGKPYVNRGVSGQTTPQMLIRFQQDVVALRPAAVVFLGGSNDVAGNTGTATLEMIEDNIRSMVAVAKENHIQMILASQQPTIEFPWAKGSHPAPMLLALSAWEKEYARAQGLGYVDYYSVLVGPDGGFKPGLSVDGVHPTAAGYAVMAPVVERVIDLVLKQP, encoded by the coding sequence ATGAAGTATCTCTATATAGCGACCCTTGTAATGAGTGGCAGTCTCTGGGCCCAGCAGGCGTCCGTCTCAATAGCCGTTCCGGTAGCGACGGTCACCGCAGGCGAGTTGCAGGAGATGCGCGCGAAGTTGGCGGACTGGCCGCAGCTCGGCCGATACCGTGCAGCGGACGCAGCGCTGCCTCCGCCCAATGCAGGACAGAAGCGAGTCGTCTTCTTCGGCTCGTCGACAACGGACAACTGGGGTCGCAAGTATGACTCTGTCTTCTTCCCCGGCAAGCCCTACGTCAACCGTGGCGTAAGCGGTCAGACAACGCCGCAGATGTTGATCCGCTTTCAACAGGATGTCGTCGCGCTGCGGCCCGCGGCCGTAGTCTTCCTCGGCGGCTCGAACGATGTAGCGGGCAACACGGGCACGGCAACGCTCGAGATGATTGAAGACAACATCCGCTCCATGGTCGCCGTTGCCAAAGAGAATCACATCCAGATGATCCTCGCCTCACAGCAGCCAACCATCGAGTTTCCATGGGCCAAAGGGTCGCACCCCGCGCCGATGCTGCTCGCACTCAGCGCATGGGAGAAGGAGTACGCCCGCGCCCAAGGCCTCGGATATGTGGACTACTACAGCGTCCTTGTAGGACCCGACGGAGGCTTCAAACCTGGCCTGAGTGTAGATGGAGTCCACCCGACAGCAGCGGGTTATGCTGTCATGGCACCCGTCGTTGAACGCGTGATCGACCTCGTTCTCAAGCAGCCTTAG
- a CDS encoding DUF72 domain-containing protein — translation MTSSLRIGTAGWSIPSRFGSDVPGEGTHLERYARAFRCCEIDSSFYKPHRLATWAKWAASVPEHFRFSVKAPKTITHEGKLACSPELLKTFLEQVTTLDAKLGPLLFQLPPKFAFELASAEAFMVMLRDLHPGPVVFEPRHPTWFTAEVSELFRRFHIALVAADPTSIPEATYPGGWEALVYYRLHGSPRVYYSAYEDGRLVPLATDMKARQKNADVWCIFDNTASGAALGDARRLQQLTE, via the coding sequence ATGACTTCAAGTCTCCGGATCGGTACCGCAGGATGGAGCATTCCCAGTCGTTTTGGCAGTGACGTGCCTGGCGAAGGGACGCACCTTGAACGCTACGCTCGTGCCTTTCGCTGTTGCGAGATTGACTCATCCTTCTACAAGCCGCACCGTCTTGCGACCTGGGCGAAGTGGGCAGCTTCAGTGCCCGAGCACTTTCGCTTCTCCGTCAAAGCACCTAAGACCATTACGCATGAGGGCAAACTTGCCTGCTCGCCTGAGCTACTGAAGACCTTCCTCGAACAAGTAACGACTCTTGATGCAAAGCTTGGCCCGCTTCTCTTCCAACTTCCGCCAAAATTCGCATTTGAGCTGGCCTCCGCAGAGGCCTTCATGGTCATGTTGCGCGACCTGCATCCCGGCCCGGTTGTCTTTGAACCACGCCATCCCACATGGTTTACGGCTGAGGTTAGCGAGCTCTTTCGAAGGTTCCATATCGCGCTTGTGGCGGCCGATCCAACCTCCATTCCGGAGGCTACTTACCCCGGAGGTTGGGAGGCCCTTGTCTACTATCGGCTGCACGGCTCACCGCGTGTGTACTACTCTGCGTACGAAGACGGTCGCTTGGTTCCGCTCGCTACTGATATGAAGGCGCGACAGAAAAATGCTGATGTCTGGTGCATCTTCGACAACACAGCGTCAGGTGCTGCACTTGGCGATGCGCGTCGACTGCAGCAGCTTACGGAATGA
- the ggt gene encoding gamma-glutamyltransferase translates to MLTKFADPHVRFRIAASLAALSLVIPAHAEQPTHAAHAMVLSVQHDAADAGVSILKQGGNAVDAAVAVHFSLAVVYPFAGNLGGGGFMLIRDKHGRSHFLDYREKAPAAATRDMYLDAQGNIAPGRSLVGYLASGVPGSVAGMIYAQSHFGKLSLAQDMAPAIKLATDGFVLSAAEATWLQSKNIARFPVSAHIYQRDGNFYKAGETFQQPVLGATLTAIASDPNTFYKGAMAQKIAAFEKEHSGLITAEDLASYEVKDREPIKGRYHGYDVITAPPPSSGGIILVEILNILSTYDLPKLGPDRGTAQVHIITEAFRRAYKDRADYLGDPDFNQLPLKQMASLKYAAAWRSSIDPDKPTPSASLVRPANFMPQPPDSPPHKQPTDTTHFSIVDKDGMAVSSTTTLNGGYGSGVTVEGLGFLLNNEMDDFTSKIGVANVYGLMQSSANSIAPGKRPLSAMTPTIVTTRGHWYRHGKLYLVLGSPGGSTIITTVANDIISVIDNHLDVQTDADAPRFHHQYLPDRLDLEKSFSAEVGDQLKAMGYTTNRNQHADEKSPGTWGDSELIMVDPKTHELLGGHDSRRTYGKAAGY, encoded by the coding sequence ATGCTCACGAAGTTCGCAGATCCGCACGTTCGATTCCGCATCGCCGCGTCGCTTGCGGCACTGTCCCTCGTTATTCCGGCGCACGCTGAACAGCCCACGCACGCGGCTCATGCGATGGTGCTGAGCGTTCAGCATGATGCTGCCGATGCTGGCGTCTCAATTCTGAAGCAGGGCGGCAATGCGGTAGATGCAGCGGTGGCGGTCCACTTCTCGCTTGCGGTGGTCTATCCCTTTGCGGGCAATCTTGGCGGGGGCGGCTTTATGCTGATCCGCGATAAGCACGGTCGCTCGCATTTTCTTGACTACCGCGAAAAGGCTCCTGCTGCGGCCACGCGCGATATGTACCTCGATGCGCAGGGGAACATTGCGCCGGGCAGGTCGCTTGTGGGCTATCTGGCTTCGGGTGTTCCGGGCTCGGTGGCCGGGATGATCTATGCGCAGTCGCACTTCGGTAAGCTCAGCCTTGCGCAGGATATGGCTCCGGCGATCAAGCTGGCGACGGATGGGTTTGTGCTGAGCGCGGCGGAGGCGACATGGCTGCAAAGCAAGAACATCGCTCGCTTTCCCGTCTCGGCACACATCTATCAGCGAGATGGCAACTTCTATAAGGCAGGCGAGACCTTTCAACAGCCGGTGCTCGGTGCGACGCTGACAGCGATTGCCAGCGATCCAAACACCTTCTATAAGGGCGCGATGGCGCAGAAGATCGCTGCTTTTGAGAAGGAGCATAGTGGGCTGATTACGGCGGAGGATCTGGCGAGCTATGAGGTGAAGGACCGGGAGCCGATCAAGGGGAGATACCACGGGTATGACGTGATTACGGCACCGCCTCCGTCTTCGGGCGGGATCATCCTGGTCGAGATCCTGAATATTCTTTCTACCTATGACCTGCCTAAGCTGGGGCCGGATCGAGGTACTGCACAGGTCCACATCATTACCGAAGCTTTCCGGCGCGCGTACAAAGATCGTGCTGATTATCTTGGCGATCCCGACTTCAACCAGCTTCCTCTCAAGCAGATGGCGAGCCTGAAGTACGCAGCAGCATGGCGCAGTTCGATCGATCCGGATAAGCCGACGCCGAGTGCGAGCCTTGTTCGGCCTGCCAACTTCATGCCTCAGCCCCCGGACAGTCCGCCGCATAAACAGCCTACGGACACGACTCACTTCTCGATTGTCGATAAGGACGGGATGGCTGTCTCGAGCACGACTACCTTGAATGGTGGATACGGTTCGGGTGTGACGGTGGAGGGGCTTGGCTTCCTGCTGAACAACGAGATGGACGACTTTACATCGAAGATCGGCGTGGCGAATGTCTACGGGCTGATGCAGAGCTCGGCGAACTCGATCGCTCCGGGTAAACGGCCGCTCTCTGCGATGACACCGACGATTGTGACTACGCGTGGGCACTGGTATCGGCACGGCAAGCTGTACCTTGTGCTCGGCTCACCGGGTGGCTCGACGATCATTACCACGGTGGCGAACGACATCATCTCTGTGATCGACAACCATCTTGATGTTCAGACTGACGCGGATGCGCCGCGCTTCCATCACCAATACCTGCCGGATCGGCTGGACCTTGAGAAGAGCTTCTCGGCGGAGGTTGGCGATCAACTAAAGGCGATGGGGTACACCACCAATCGCAACCAGCATGCCGACGAGAAGAGTCCCGGGACTTGGGGCGACAGTGAGTTGATCATGGTCGACCCGAAGACGCATGAGCTGCTGGGCGGCCATGACTCGCGGCGGACTTACGGCAAAGCTGCTGGTTACTAA
- a CDS encoding RNA polymerase sigma factor, producing the protein MSAGVGVWVPYGEDEEALLCHRTSERDEAFAGMVARQSRFMFRVAYSLLRNAHDAEDAVQEAFLKLYRGEAWQAMEDEKPFLARTVWRAAIDRLPRKGMEDIAGMNLISTAPTPEGRTIELNEQELLRRLIHGLPEELRQVLVLSAVDEMTSREVAIVLGVPEGTVRTRQMRAKMELKKRFESMKGGRR; encoded by the coding sequence ATGAGCGCAGGAGTCGGGGTCTGGGTGCCGTATGGCGAAGACGAGGAAGCGTTGCTTTGTCACCGGACGAGCGAGCGAGATGAAGCGTTCGCCGGAATGGTGGCGCGGCAGTCACGGTTCATGTTTCGCGTGGCGTATAGCTTGCTGCGGAACGCCCATGACGCGGAGGACGCGGTTCAGGAGGCCTTCCTCAAGCTGTATCGAGGCGAAGCCTGGCAGGCGATGGAGGATGAAAAGCCATTCCTTGCGCGCACCGTATGGCGGGCAGCGATCGACCGGCTTCCGCGCAAAGGGATGGAGGACATCGCGGGGATGAATCTGATATCAACCGCTCCCACCCCTGAGGGCCGAACGATTGAGTTGAACGAGCAGGAACTGCTACGGCGGCTCATTCACGGACTTCCAGAGGAGTTGCGACAGGTGCTGGTGCTGTCGGCGGTCGACGAGATGACGTCACGGGAGGTGGCAATCGTCCTGGGAGTTCCCGAGGGCACGGTCCGGACACGGCAGATGCGGGCGAAGATGGAGTTAAAGAAAAGATTCGAGAGCATGAAGGGAGGGCGGCGATGA
- a CDS encoding energy transducer TonB produces MSTFEELVEGTVRDMANPEPPVNFESRLSAVLWAAREVHVAKGATVSLLADELRAPGLLASLWSSVRELVWPQKLVPLVLESRSVVTVDPLAPERSSRSMLGAVLAHAVVILVIGLVVEARTGVVRTPPAPVEVVALEAPPLKTPPRSTAAGGGGGQRGPVPVTKGHLPKFAEMQIVPPKTPPLDAPKIAVEPMVEVQMDLKMAVAAVPELGIPNSPLIGRSMGNGDGLGLGSGEGNGIGPGSRGNTGGGFRHVGGSVSEPKVIIQPEAEYSDEARKAKFSGNVLVYLWVDEHGNPTHVRIARSVGLGLDEKAIEAVQQYKFRPATENGRPVTVEMYVDVNFHIL; encoded by the coding sequence ATGAGCACATTTGAAGAGTTAGTTGAGGGGACCGTGCGAGATATGGCGAACCCAGAGCCTCCCGTGAACTTCGAAAGCCGCCTGAGCGCGGTGCTCTGGGCCGCTCGTGAGGTGCATGTAGCCAAGGGGGCGACGGTCAGTCTTCTTGCAGACGAACTACGAGCACCAGGTCTGCTGGCATCATTGTGGAGTAGCGTACGGGAGTTGGTGTGGCCGCAGAAGTTGGTCCCGCTGGTGCTCGAATCGCGATCTGTTGTAACGGTCGACCCATTGGCCCCGGAGCGAAGTTCACGGTCGATGCTGGGCGCGGTCCTGGCGCATGCGGTGGTCATTCTGGTGATTGGGTTAGTCGTTGAGGCGCGGACCGGTGTGGTACGTACGCCGCCCGCTCCGGTTGAAGTCGTGGCGCTTGAGGCTCCGCCGTTGAAAACTCCGCCAAGATCAACTGCTGCCGGTGGAGGAGGAGGGCAGCGGGGGCCGGTTCCGGTGACTAAGGGGCACCTGCCGAAGTTTGCAGAGATGCAGATCGTACCGCCAAAGACACCTCCGCTTGATGCGCCGAAGATTGCAGTTGAGCCTATGGTCGAGGTGCAGATGGATCTCAAGATGGCCGTCGCTGCGGTGCCGGAGTTAGGCATCCCGAACTCTCCGCTTATTGGCAGATCCATGGGGAATGGAGACGGGTTAGGACTTGGCTCCGGTGAGGGCAACGGCATTGGGCCGGGATCTCGCGGCAACACAGGCGGAGGGTTCCGACATGTCGGCGGTAGCGTTAGCGAGCCGAAAGTCATCATCCAGCCTGAGGCGGAGTACTCGGACGAGGCGCGAAAGGCGAAGTTCTCAGGCAACGTGCTGGTGTATCTATGGGTGGACGAGCATGGCAACCCGACGCATGTGCGAATTGCCCGAAGCGTTGGCTTGGGTCTGGACGAGAAGGCTATCGAGGCAGTGCAGCAATATAAATTCCGGCCAGCGACCGAAAATGGAAGGCCGGTAACGGTCGAGATGTATGTGGATGTGAACTTCCATATTCTCTAG
- a CDS encoding 4-(cytidine 5'-diphospho)-2-C-methyl-D-erythritol kinase, with translation MATRVCSFSKINLGLAIGPVRTDGFHGLTTMYQTLALHDVVSVMAHLADETRITLTTNHRHVPVDGRNTAWKMVERFIARLGISADVTIHIEKNLPVQGGMGAGSANAAAALLGLERELGVALDGVSRLEMAAEVGSDVPLFLLGGAVMGTGRGEIVVPMPDLAAIPCVVAVPETGVSTPAAFRDWDALPEAPSSSKDLDPLTPARKRDRLEELSLAYSSLSAKTGVVEPDTSGIVRDNLLDGDLGNKQGSSEDQNGMLNSLAENTLLALVRTGIGNGLRNDFEEVVFPQYPSLRETKRHLMGNDSGSSALYAALSGSGSALFGLYRSMADARAAQQRVQASGVRALLTTTLPRSDYWRRMFAG, from the coding sequence ATGGCGACACGAGTTTGTTCCTTTTCGAAGATCAATCTGGGGTTGGCGATTGGGCCGGTGCGGACCGACGGCTTCCATGGATTGACGACCATGTACCAGACGCTGGCGCTTCACGATGTTGTTTCGGTAATGGCGCACCTGGCTGATGAGACGCGAATTACGCTTACGACGAATCACCGGCATGTCCCGGTCGATGGTCGAAACACTGCCTGGAAGATGGTGGAGCGGTTTATCGCCCGACTGGGAATCTCGGCGGACGTGACTATACATATTGAGAAAAACCTGCCGGTGCAGGGTGGAATGGGTGCCGGATCGGCCAACGCGGCTGCAGCACTCCTGGGCCTTGAACGCGAGTTAGGTGTGGCGCTGGATGGGGTTAGCCGGCTGGAGATGGCGGCGGAGGTCGGCTCCGACGTGCCTCTTTTCCTGCTCGGCGGGGCGGTGATGGGGACTGGCCGTGGCGAAATTGTAGTCCCGATGCCAGATTTGGCGGCCATCCCTTGCGTGGTGGCAGTGCCGGAGACGGGGGTGTCGACGCCGGCGGCCTTCCGCGATTGGGACGCCTTGCCCGAAGCGCCCTCTTCGTCAAAGGATCTTGATCCATTGACCCCTGCTCGTAAGCGTGATAGGTTAGAAGAGTTGAGTCTGGCTTACTCATCCCTATCTGCAAAGACTGGAGTGGTTGAGCCTGACACCTCCGGTATTGTTCGCGACAACCTCCTCGATGGGGACCTTGGCAACAAACAAGGAAGTTCTGAAGATCAGAATGGTATGCTGAACAGTCTCGCCGAGAATACCCTTCTCGCGCTTGTCCGCACCGGGATCGGAAATGGCCTTCGGAATGATTTTGAAGAGGTCGTCTTTCCTCAGTATCCCTCTCTGCGTGAAACCAAGCGTCACTTGATGGGTAATGATTCGGGTAGCTCTGCGTTATACGCGGCGCTTTCGGGTTCAGGTTCGGCACTGTTTGGACTCTATCGGTCCATGGCGGATGCACGGGCAGCTCAACAACGCGTTCAGGCGTCTGGGGTACGGGCTTTGTTGACTACAACCTTGCCTCGATCCGATTACTGGCGCAGAATGTTCGCAGGGTGA